GACGGCACGACCGCAGACGCCGCATCGCTTGTCGACACCGAGCGGTACGCCGGCACGCTCCGAACCGGCGGGACTGTCATTCTCGGTGCTGATCGCCTGGTGGTCGACCGTGGCGACAATCCGGTGGTCGTCGACCTCGACGACATCGTCGAGGTAAGTCTTCAGGACGTCGACTGGTTTCTCGCGGTGATGAGCGCCGCGCTGGTCGGGTTCGGTCTGCTGTCACTTGACCGGTCGGTCCTCCTCGGCGGGGCCTTCGCTGTCGCCGGTGCCGCCAGCCTCGCGCTCACCTACCGCAAGCGGTACGCGCTCAGGATACAGGTCACCGGTCGTACCGACCCACTCAGGTGCTTCCCTGCGGACCCACAGACGCTGCTTGCCGAACTGGAAGCGGCCCTAGCCGACTGACCGGAAATCGCCTACACTTACGCCCGTCCCCGTTCCAGTCGGTCGTATGCCCGCAGACAGCGTCCAGTCGCTCATCGACCAGTTACGCGAAGAAGCCGAGATGGACCGGCCGAACGATCTGACGCCCGATGTCGGCATCGTCATGGGGTCGGACTCGGACCTGCCGACGATGGCCGGCGGGCAGGGCAAGCGGCCCGGGGCCTACGCGGCGCTTGCCGACGAACTCGGCTTCGAGGAACAGACGGACTACACCGACGCGCCCGAGAGCCGCTTCACCTTCGAGACGTTCGTCTGCTCGGCCCATCGGACGCCGGACCTGATGTACGCGTACGCAGAGACGGCCGCTGACCGCGGCATCGACGTCATTATCGCCGGCGCTGGCGGCAAATCCGCGGACCTGCCGAACATGACCGCCAGCATCGCCTACCCGCTGCCGGTTATTGGCGTCCCAGTGCAGGAGAAATCCGTCGACTCGGTCATCGGGATGCCACAGGGCGCGCCGCTGACCGCGGTCGACGCTGGCAAGTCGTTCAACGCCGCGCTCTCCGCGGTACAGATTCTCGCACGGCAGCACGACGAACTCCGTGACCGTCTCGTCTCGTATCACGAAGGCCTCCAGACCAACGTCGGCGAGGCGTCGCGCGACCTCCACGAACTCGGGACACCCGGGTTCAAGCGCGAGTACTGGGACGAGTGATAACTGAGGGGCGTCACACCCTGGGAGGTGCGGCAGTTACAGGTCACTTGCCATCCGAGAGCGCGTCGGCTCTTAAAGACCCACAGGGCCGAAAAACCGAACAATGAACCCTTATATGCGAGTACTTCTAACCGGCAGACGATAGGAGATACCGGAATGAGTAATCCATGGATCGCCATCGGCGCGCTCGCGGTCGTGGCGCTAGCCATCCCACTGACGATGATGGCAGTTTCGAGCCTATTGCGGCCCAGCGTGCCGGAACAAGGCAAACGCACCACCTACGAGTCCGGTGAAGTGCCGACTGGCAGCAGTCGACAGATCAAGTTTAATATCCAGTACTACATGGTCGCGCTGCTGTTCGTCGTCTTCGACATCGAGACCGTCTTCATCTTCCCGTGGACGGTCATCTACAGCGACGCTGCCGCTGAGCTCGGGATGACCACGGCACTGCTACCGATGGTCGTATTCATTACGATTCTCGCCATCGGACTCGGTTGGGCCTGGCGTAACGGTGCAGTTCAGTGGGTGCGCAGTCCGCGCGCCACGAAGGGGGCAGACACATATGAGTAGTGACCAGACACCACCGGCCGTCGAAGACGTATCGACACAGGAGGCCCGCATGGGCGACGGGGCCGACGACCGCTTCAACTCGACGCTACGTGAGGCGTTCGGGTCGACGCCGTTCATCCTGACCAAGTTCGACAAGTTCATGAACTGGGTCCGGGGCTCCTCGATGTTCATGCTGCAGTTCGGGATCGCCTGCTGTAGCATCGAGATGATCCACACCTACGCGATCAAACACGACCTCGACCGCTTCGGGTCAGGGGTGCCACGCGCGTCCCCGCGCCAGGCGGACGTCATCATCGTCCCGGGGACCATCGTCTCGAAGTTCGCGCCGCGGATGAAGCGCGTCTACGACCAGATGCCCGAGCCGAAGTTCGTCGTTTCGATGGGGTCGTGTACCATCTCCGGCGGCCCGTTCCAGGAAGGGTACAACGTGATCAAGGGCGCGGAGGAGGTCATCCCGGTCGACATCCACGTCCCGGGCTGTCCGCCCCGCCCCGAGGCACTCATCTACGGCGTCGCCAAACTGCAGGAGCGCATTGCCGAGGGCGAGTCCTCACCGGTGACGGTCAAACCCTACGAACTGGAGCAGTTCGGCGACCTCGAACAGGACGAGCTCGTGGATAAACTCGCCAGCGAGATCGACGAGGAAGACCTCGTCATGCGGTACAACTGGAACGACTCTCCATAACCTGCCATGAGTTTAGAAAAACCATCACGCGATACGGCGCTCGACGTCGGCGTTACGGAGGACGGCCTTGATTACGACGCGCTCGCGGACCTGCTCGGGGGCCACGTCCTCGACCGCGAGGAGCACGTCAACGCCGAGGGGTTCGTCATCCGTCCCGACGAGGTCCAGGAAGTCCTCTCGACGCTGAAAGAGGAGGCCGGGTTCGACCACTGCGCCTGTGTCACGGCACAGGAGTACGACGACCGGTACGAATCCATCTACCACCTGCGGAAGTACAACGACCCGACACAGGAGCTGTCGATCGTCGTCCCGTCGCCGAAAGACGACCCGCACAACGAGTCGGCCGCTCGCGTCTACGACACCGCGGACTGGCACGAGCGGGAGGCGTATGACCTGGTCGGGATCGACTACAACGACCACCCGGACCTGCGTCGCATCCTCCTGCCAGAGACCTGGCAGGGCCACCCCCTGAGCCAGGACTACAATCAGGACCAGCCACAGATCGTCTCACTGCGCGAGCACGCGAACCCACTGAAAGACGACAAACGCAGCGAGGACGATCCGGACACGATGTTCGTCAACATCGGCCCGCACCACCCGGCGACCCACGGCGTGCTCCACGTCGAAACGGTGCTCGACGGCGAGCAGATCGCCGACCTCGAACCCGACATCGGCTACCTGCACCGCTGTGAGGAGCAGATGTGCCAGCAGGGCACCTACCGCCACCAGATCATGCCGTACCCCGACCGGTGGGACTACATTTCCGCTGGTATCCTCAACGAATGGGCGTACGCGCGCGCGGCCGAGGACCTCGCGGATATCGAGGTCCCCGAGTACGCGCAGGTCATCCGGACGATGGCGGCGGAGATGTGCCGGATCGCCTCGCACGAGCTTGCGCTGGCGACGTTCGCGCTGGACGTGTTCGGCGACTTCACCGCCGTCTTCCAGTACGGCATCCGCGACCGCGAAATCGTCCAGAACCTGCTGGAAGACCTGACCGGGCAGCGGCTGATGTTCAACTATCTCCGGCTGGGCGGGGTCGCCTGGGACCTACCCGAGCCTCGCGACGAGTACTTCGAGAAGATCCGCGACTTCCTCGACGATCTTCCACACAAGCTCGAAGAGATCCACGACCTCGTCACCGGCAACGAGATCTTCCAGATGCGGTGTGTCGACACCGGCGTCCTCTCGCCGGAGCAAGTCAAACAGTACGGCGCGACCGGTCCCGTGGCACGCGGGTCGGGCGTCGACTACGACATCCGGCGCGACGACCCGTACGGCTACTACGACGAACTCGACTGGAACGTCGTCACCGAGCAGGGCGGCGACAACTTCAGCCGCGTTCTCGTCCGCCTTCGCGAGGTCGAGGAGTCCGCCCGCATCATCGAGCAGTGTGTCGACCTGCTGGAGCAGTGGCCGGAAGACGACCGCGAGATTCAGGCCAACGTCCCGCGGACGCTCCGACCCGACCCCGACAAGGAGATTTACCGCTCCGTCGAAGGTGCAAAGGGCGAACTCGGCATCTACATCCGCTCGGACGGCACGGACAAGCCGGCCCGGTTCAAGATCCGCAGTCCGTGCTTCTCGAACCTGCAGACGCTGCCGGAGATGTCCCAGGGCGAGTACATCCCTGACATGATCGCCTCGCTCGGGAGCCTCGACATCGTACTCGGGGAGGTGGACCGGTAATGCAGTCGGCGCCGTTACCGGAAACGCTCGCGAACCTGCTGGACCTCGACCCCAACAGCACGGCCGTGATGATCGTGCTGAGCCTCGTCGGAGCTGGACTCATCGGGACGCTCATGATGACGAACACGGCGCTTGCCGGTCCGTGGGCGAAGCGAAAGATTACGGCCGCGTTCACCGACCGCATCGCCGTCGACCGTATTGGCCCGTACGGGCTGTTCATTATCGTGGCTGACGCCGTTCGCCTGCTATCGAAGGAACTCATTGTTCCCGAAGGCGTCGACCGACCGGCGTGGGACCTCGCGCCGCTGATTATCGCCAGTACCGCGCTGCTCGGCTTTGCCGTGATTCCGATGGGGAACGGCATTCACCTCGCCGACCCCGAGGTCGGGCTGGCGTACGTGTTCGCCGTGGCCTCGACCACGTCGATCGGTCTCGTGATGGCCGGCTACGCATCGAACAACAAGTACTCGTTCCTTGGCGGGCTGCGCGCCGTCGCGCAGAACCTCGCCTACGAGATCCCGCTCATCCTGACGGGCGCGTCGGTGGTCATCTTCGCCGGTTCGCTCCAGATGAGCGAGATCGTCGCGGCCCAGCAGCAGTCCCTTATCGGCCCGCTGCCGTCGTGGTACGCGTTCGTGAACCCCTTCGCGTTCGTGCTGTTCATGATCGCGAACCTCGCGGAAGTCGGCCGGAACCCGTTCGACATCCCCGAAGCGCCGACCGAAATTGTCGCCGGGTATCAGACCGAGTACTCCTCGGTGTACTTCGTCCTGATCTACCTCGGGGAGTTCATCCACATCTTCCTCGGCGGGGCGATCATCGCCACGATCTTCCTCGGTGGGCCGGCCGGTCCGGTCCTGCCCGGCATCGTCTGGTTCCTCATCAAGATCTGGGGCGTCTTCCTGTTCACGCAGTGGGCCCGTTCGGCGGTGCCCCGCGTCCGGATCGATCAGCTTATCGAAATCGGCTGGAAGGGAATGCTGGTGCTCTCGCTGGCGAACCTACTGCTGACCGCGGTTATCGTCGGGGTGACCGTCTGATGACGGCCACGCGAACCGACCCACGAGCGACCGGAGGTGACCTGTCATGATCGGAATCCTGAAATCCATGGCGACGACGATGAAACACGCCCTCGACGGGGAGACGTTCACGGTGGAGTACCCGGACGTCGCCCCCGAGGTGAGCCCCCGCTTCCGCGGCGTCCACAAGTGGAGCCAGGAGCGGTGTATCTGGTGTCGACAGTGTGAGAACGTCTGCCCGAACAACACGATCCAGATCGTGATGGACGAGCAGCGCAACGGCGAGCAGTACAACCTCCACATCGGCCAGTGTATCTACTGCCGGCTGTGTGAGGAAGTCTGCCCGACCGACGCCATTCTCCTGACCCAGAACTTCGAGTTCACCGCGGACACGAAAGACGAGTTCGCCTACGACAAGGAACAGCTCAAGAACGTCCCGTGGTACAAGGACATCGACCCACTCGAGTCACGCGAACCGGACCGGGGCGCGTGGATCGGCGAAGGCGACGGCGAAGTGGACTACCAGTAACTCCTTTTGCGACGGCTTTCAGCGGTTCTCTGTCGGGTCAAGCGTCGTTGCTGAACTGTCATCCGTACGTGACTCGCCGAAACGACCGTCCGCTCAGCGAGGCCGCCCTTCCAGTATCACTCCCTGGGTAGAGCTACGGGCTCCACCGCTGCAATCCACCAGTTAATTGATAGGTGTTCGCCAGCAGGACGGAAGTGCCCCGAAATCTGGGGGCCATACCGGCAAACAGTGGCTCTACTGGCGAGACGAAAGAGGAATCTTCAAAGGGACGCCGCAAAGAGTCTCCAAGTAAGATGGCACTGGCAGAGTCAATTGCGTTCGCGCTGTTCGCTATGGTAACGGTGGGCAGCGCTGCGGGCGTCGTGTTAGTCCGGGACGTCTGGCACTCGGCGCTGTTACTGGGCGTGTCACTCGTCAGCGTCGCAGTGTTCTACGTAATGAACCAGGCGGCGTTCGTCGCAACGATGCAGATCCTGGTGTATGTCGGCGGCGTCCTCGTCCTCATCACCTTCGCGGTGATGCTGACCCGCGAGGACGAGTCGGTGATCGAGGTGACACCATGACCACAAAACCCGAACTACAGACGGAGGGGAGTTTCGTCGCTGGACTGGCCGCAATCGCCCTGTTCGTCGTTCTCGGTGCAGTGTTCATGGGCGTCTCGTTTCCCGCACCAGCGGGCTTCGGCGAGGGAGCGGCGATAACCAAGAGCCTCGGCGCGGCGCTGTTCGATATCGCCCCGAGCGCGATTATGGGCGAGGGTGAGACGGCCGTTCCCGGTGAAGGGTTCCTCGTCGCCTTCGAGGTCATCGACATCGTGCTGGTGGCCGCACTCGTCGGGGCCGTCATGCTCGCTCGCCGCGAGGTCGCCGGCGAGTCGGTCACGCTCGGTGTCGAAACCAAAGAAGACGAAGACGTGCCCGTTGCCGCTGACGGTGGCCCGGGAGGTGACGACTCGTGATTCCGGCCGAGACGTATCTCCTCCTGTCGGCGGCCATATTCTGTATCGGCCTGTTCGGCATCCTCACGCGACGGAACGCGCTCATCTTCCTGATGTCCGTCGAGCTGATGTTGAACGCTGCGAACATCAACCTCGTCGCGTTCTCGCTACAACACGGGAACCTCACCGGTCAGGTGTTCAGCCTGTTCACGATGGCACTCGCCGCCGCGGAGGTGGCCATCGGGATCGGTATCGTCCTGGTCCTGTACCGCAACTTCTCAGACGTGGACGTGACGAAGGCGACGACGATGAGGTGGTAACAGATGGCTGCATTCACATACGCTCCGGCGATTGTCCTGCTGCCGTTCGTATCGTTCCTCGTCGCGCTGTTTGCCGGCGACCGCATGCCGAAAGGCGGCGCGCTCGCGGGCATCACCGCGACGGGTGGATCGCTCCTGCTGTCGATCTGGGTCGCGCTGACGGTAGCCGGCGGTGAGGTTCACAACGAGATACTGTACCAGTGGACCACGAGCGTCGAGTCGCTCCAGCTTAACTTCGGACTCCTGCTGGACCCGCTGTCGGCGCTCATGCTGCTTATCGTCTGTCTCATCTCGTTCCTCGTCCACATCTTCTCGCTCGGGTATATGAACGACGAGGGCGAGACCGGTCTCCCGCGCTATTACGCCGGGCTCGGCCTGTTTACGGCGAGCATGCTCGGGTTCGTCGTCGCCAACAACCTCCTGATGGCGTTCATGTTCTTCGAGCTGGTGGGCCTGTGTTCGTACCTGCTCATCGGCTTCTGGTTCCGTGACGACGGCCCGCCGAGCGCCGCGAAGAAGGCGTTCCTGGTCACCCGTTTCGGTGACTACTTCTTCCTCATCGGCGTCGTCGGCATCTTCGCCACCTTCGGGACCGGTCTCTTCGCCCCCATTACGCAGGGCGGCGAAGTGGTCGCCGAGAGCTTCCCGATGCTTGCCGAACACGCCATCGTTGACGGCGAGACCGAAGGCATCGCGATGCTTGAGACAGTCGGCATGGGGCCACAGCAATGGTTCACCGTGCTCGGCCTCCTCGTGCTTGGCGGCGTCGTCGGCAAGTCCGCGCAGTTCCCGCTGCACACGTGGCTGCCCGACGCCATGGAAGGTCCGACGCCGGTCTCGGCCCTGATTCACGCAGCGACGATGGTCGCAGCTGGTGTGTACCTCGTCGCGCGTATGTACGGCTTCTACGCGCTTTCGCCGACGGCACTGGCCGTCATCGCCCTTATCGGCGGCTTCACCGCGTTGTTCGCGGCGACGATGGGTCTGGTCAAACAGGAGATCAAGCAGGTACTCGCGTACTCCACCATTTCCCAGTACGGGTACATGATGCTCGCGCTGGGCTCGGGTGGCTACATCGCTGCCGTCTTCCACCTGACGACCCACGCCGTGTTCAAGGCGCTCCTGTTCCTCGGCGCGGGGTCGGTCATCATTGCCATGCACCACAACGAGAATATGTGGGACATGGGCGGTCTGAAAGACCGGATGCCGGTGACCTACTGGACGTTCCTTGCCGGCTCGCTCGCGCTCGCTGGTATCGTTCCCTTCGCCGGCTTCTGGTCCAAAGACGAGGTGCTGTACGAGGCGCTTATCCACGGCTTCGGCACTGAGGGTGGTCTCGGCACGGCCTACCTCGTCGCGTACGCGATGGGGCTGCTGGCCGTGTTCTTCACCGGCTTCTACACCTTCCGGATGGTGTACCTGACCTTCCACGGTGACGCCCGCTCGGACACCGCGCGTGACCCCGAGCCCGTCCGCTGGAATGTCAAGGGCCCGCTGACGGTGCTTGGGATTCTCGCGACGACGATCGGGTTTATCAACATGGCTCCGGTCGCGAAGCTCACCGGTGCCCACATCGACTTCCTCCACAAGTGGCTGACCGGGCCGGAGAACGGTGGCTGGCCTGCGGCGCTCAACACTGGACTGCACCACTACGAGGGTCTCCTGCACGATGTTTCACACGTTGTGAAGGGCTACCCGCTTGGAGAGACGCCGACACTGCTCGCTTCTGCAGGCGTCTCGCTCGGGCTGGCACTCGCCGGTGTGTTCGTCGCTCGGAGCCTCTATGCCGGTGCCGACCCGGTCGAGCATACGGACAAGCTTGGCGGTCTGAAGACGCTACTCATGCACAACTACTACCAGGACGAATATCAGGTGTGGCTCGCGACGGGTGTCACCTACCCGCTCGCCCGTGTGATGAACAAGTTCGACCAGGGTGTCGTCGACGGGGTCGTCAACGGCATCTCCAGCGTGAGCCTGTTCGGCGGCAGCCGCATCCGACGCATCCAGTCCGGCGTCGTCAGCAACTACGCGACGCTGTTGACGCTTGGACTCGTGCTCTTGCTTGCTGCCTTCGGCATCATGGGAGGGTGGTTCTAGATGTGGGTCGCTGCACTGCTGCTCGTGACCCTGCTGGGAACCGGCCTCGTGTTCCTCTCGCCTGACCGCTACGCCGGAAAGCTCGCCGCAGCCGTCAGTGCGGTGCCGGCACTTGGCAGCATCTACATGTACTGGGTGTACCTCACGCAGTACGGCGGGACGGGCAACGCACTGCTGTCGCCCGCCGACATCGCGTTCGGCCAGCAGATCCCGTGGATCACGCTGGGTGAGCTGGAAGTGTCGTACTACGTCGGCCTCGACGGCATCAGCATGCCGCTGCTCGCGCTGACGACGGTGCTGACGACGCTCGCCATCGTGTCCGCGTGGACGCCCATCGACGAGCGCCAGTCCCAGTTCTACGGGCTGATGCTGTTCATGGAAGTGAGCCTCATCGGCGTGTTCTCCGCGCTCGATTTCTTCCTCTGGTTCGTCTTCTGGGAGGGCGTCCTCATCCCGATGTACCTGCTCATCGGTGTCTGGGGCGGCCCGCGCCGGAAGTACGCCGCGATCAAGTTCTTCGTCTACACGAACGTGGCGTCGCTGATCATGTTCGCGGGGCTGTTCGCGCTCGTGTTCAGCACCGACCTCACGTCGCTGTCCCTGCCTGCGATGGCCGAGGCGTTCCGCACCGCGAGTGGGCTGCCGACCATCGCCGGCGTGAACCTGATGACCATCTCGTTTATCCTGATGTTCTTCGGGTTCGCGGTGAAGGTGCCCGTCTTCCCGCTGCACACATGGCTGCCCGACGCACACGTCGAGGCCCCGACGCCGGTGTCGGTCATGCTGGCCGGTGTCCTGCTGAAGATGGGGACCTACGCGCTGCTGCGGTTCAACTTCACGATGCTCGCTGACACGGCGCGCCAGCTCGCCGTTCCGCTGGCTATCATCGGCGTTGTCAGCGTCATCTACGGCGCGATGCTCGCGCTGGCACAGCGTGACCTCAAACGCATCGTCGCCTACTCCTCGATTTCGTCGATGGGCTACGTCATCCTGGGCCTGGTCGCGTTCACGCCCTACGGCATGGGCGGGGCGACCTTCCAGATGATCGCCCACGGCCTCATCTCGGGGCTGATGTTCATGTGTGTCGGCGTTATCTACAACACGACGCACACGCGCATGGTCGGCGACATGTCCGGCCTCGCGGACCGCATGCCCTGGACGGTTGGCATCTTCGTCGCCGCCGCCTTCGGCTACATGGGCCTGCCGCTGATGGCCGGCTTCGCCGGGGAGTACTTCATCTTCCAGGGTTCGTTCAACGCGCCGACACTCGGCGGGGCTGCACCGGTGTTAACCTCGCTGGCGATGTTCGGCATCGTCATCGTGGCCGGCTACCTGCTGTGGGCCATGCAGCGCACGCTGTTCGGGGCCTTCAGTCTGGAGACGGACTACGAGGTCAGCCCGGCCGCGTTCCACGACGTCGCGCCGCTGGCCGTGTTGCTCCTGCTGGTCATCGCACTCGGTGTCGCACCGGACCTCTCCTTTGCCATGATACAGGACTCGATTTCACCGGTTCTCGAAATCGGAGGTGGTGCATAGATGGTCGCACTCCCTGACTGGATGGCGCTCGCCCCGGCACTTTCGCTGGGCCTCGCCTCTCTGGTGTTGCTGCTAGCGGACTCGATCGACCCGGACACGACGAACACGGGGCTTCTGGCCGGCATCTCGGTGCTCGGCTCCCTGCTTTCCTTCGGGTTCGCCGGCTGGTTTATCACCGCCGGCACCGGCATCGCCGATAGCACTGGCGTCGCACTGTTCAACAACCAGCTCGTCGTCGATCAGATGGCCCTGTTTTTCATGGCCATCGTCGGCAGCGTCACGACGCTGGTCGTGCTCGCGAGCTACGACTACGTCGCCGAACACAGCTACCAGGCCGAGTTCTTCGCGCTGGTCCTGCTGTCCGCGACCGGGATGAGCCTCCTGAGCGCGGCCAACAGCCTGGCGACGGCCTTCGTCGCGCTGGAACTCGTCTCGCTGCCGTCCTACGCGCTCGTCGCCTTCCTCAAGGAGAACAAGGGCAGCGTCGAGGCGGGATTGAAGTACTTCCTCATCGGCGCAGTGTCCTCGGCGGTGCTTGCCTACGGTATCTCGCTTGTGTACGCTGCGACGGGCGTCCTTCGATTCGACGGCGTCGCGACGGCCATTTCCAGTGGCACGGTCCAGACCATCGTCGACGGGTCGGTTCAGGCCCAGTCCGGTGAGCCTGCCGTCCCGATGGCTATCCTCGGCGTCGGTATCCTGATGATTATCGGCGGCGTCGCGTTCAAGACGGCTTCCGTGCCGTTCCACTTCTGGGCACCCGAGGCGTACGAGGGCGCGCCAGCGCCGATCTCGGCGTTCCTCTCCTCGGCGTCGAAGGCCGCCGGCTTCGTGCTGGCGTTCCGCGTCTTCGCCGTCGCCTTCCCGATCGGTGACCTGCTCGCCGCCGGCGGCGCGATCAACTGGGTGATGGCGTTCCAGATCCTCGCCATCGCGACGATGTTCATCGGGAACTTCGCCGCCGCGACCCAGGAGACGGTCAAGCGGATGCTGGCCTACTCCAGTGTCGGCCACGCCGGCTACGTCCTCATCGGACTCGCCGCCGTGTCCGGCTCCGGTGAGGGACTGAGTCTCAGCATGAGTGCGGGGATGTCCCACCTGCTCGTCTACGGCTTCATGAACACGGGCGCGTTCCTGTTCATCGCGCTGGCCGAGTACTGGGGCGTCGGCCGCCGCTTCGAGGACTACAACGGCCTCGGCAAGGAAGCGCCGGTCGCCTGCGCGGCGATGACGGTGTTCCTGTTCAGCCTCGCCGGCCTGCCGATCGGCGGCGGGTTCTTCTCGAAGTTCTACCTGTTCCAGGCGACGCTCAACGTCAGCGCGTGGTCGCTGGCTGCCGCGCTCATCATCAACAGCGCGCTCAGCCTGTTCTACTACTCCCGCGTCGTCAAGGCGATGTGGATCGAGGAACCGACCGGCAGCCGGACCATCGAGTCGTACCCGATGGGGCTGTACACCGCTGTGGTGGGCGCCGCCATCGTGACGGTGCTCCTGCTGCCCGGCTTCAACCGCGTCTCCGAGATCGCGTTCCAGGCAGCGCAGTTGCTGTAGACGCCTGGCTATTTTCTTTCTCACACGCTTGTTAGCGAGGCTTACGCCGACTCGTAGACGAACACGCCGCCACTCTCGCGCTTCTCGACGCGGTCGGTGACTTCGAGTACGTCCAGGTGGCCGACAGCCTCGCTCATCCCAGCGAAGTACTCCGTAGCGGGCAGGTCCCCGAACAGCGCCGTCATCACGTCACTGGGTGTCGTCGCCCCGCCGGAGACGATGTCGGCGACCTCCGCGGTGCGCTGGTCGTGTTCCGCGAGGATGTCGTCGATGCGTTCCTGCGGTGATGCAACGGGCTCGCGGTGGCCGGTGAGAAAACGGTCGTGGCCCTGCTCGCGGAGCCACCGGAGCGAGTCGTTGAACGCCGGCAGCACCCGCGGGCGCGTCCCGCTCTCGTCGGGCACCTGCAGGAACGGGTTGGGCGTGATGTCGCCCAGCACGTTGTCGCCGACGATCGCCTCACGGCGACCCTGAAAGTCGTACGAGAAGATGATTTCGCCGGCGGAGTGGCCCTGTACGGTGTCGACCGTGAGTTCTGTGTCGTCGACGGTAGCGATATCACCAGCCGCGAGCGCGCGGTCGGTATCGACGCTCTGGGCGTAGGGCAGGAACGCTTCCGGTAGCTGTGTGACCGTCTCGGCAGTCTCGCGTGAGACGCCACACCGCTCGAAGAAATCCGCGAAATAGGACTGTTCAGTGTGTAGCTGCGCCGCGAAATCGCGCATGATATCGGCTGCCGGCTCGCTGGCGAGGACACGCGCCCCCCGCTCGGCGAACCGGTTTGCCATGCCGAAATGGTCCGGATGCGGATGTGTGACCAGTACCTGCTCGATGTCATCTGGCGACAGCTCGCGTGCTTCAAGCGCCTCAACCAGACGCGACCACGCTTCCTCGCTGTCGGGTCCCGGATCGACGATGGTTCGTCGCGCGATATATGCATTGACTGGCCCGACCTGAAACGGCGTGGGAATCGATACCCGTGTGAACATGTCTCCCCGTTGCAGGTGCCGGCGCAAAACAGTTCGTACCCGCGGGACACGTTTACCATCGTGGCCGCTCGCAGTCCCTCGATCAGCCGTGATTGGGGACTGTGTTCCGGGCACAAGAGATATATTCGTCCTTCGCGTAAGGTCATATATGAACAAGCACTTCGAA
The genomic region above belongs to Haloarcula hispanica ATCC 33960 and contains:
- a CDS encoding NADH-quinone oxidoreductase subunit A — its product is MSNPWIAIGALAVVALAIPLTMMAVSSLLRPSVPEQGKRTTYESGEVPTGSSRQIKFNIQYYMVALLFVVFDIETVFIFPWTVIYSDAAAELGMTTALLPMVVFITILAIGLGWAWRNGAVQWVRSPRATKGADTYE
- a CDS encoding NuoI/complex I 23 kDa subunit family protein, whose protein sequence is MIGILKSMATTMKHALDGETFTVEYPDVAPEVSPRFRGVHKWSQERCIWCRQCENVCPNNTIQIVMDEQRNGEQYNLHIGQCIYCRLCEEVCPTDAILLTQNFEFTADTKDEFAYDKEQLKNVPWYKDIDPLESREPDRGAWIGEGDGEVDYQ
- a CDS encoding NADH-quinone oxidoreductase subunit B encodes the protein MSSDQTPPAVEDVSTQEARMGDGADDRFNSTLREAFGSTPFILTKFDKFMNWVRGSSMFMLQFGIACCSIEMIHTYAIKHDLDRFGSGVPRASPRQADVIIVPGTIVSKFAPRMKRVYDQMPEPKFVVSMGSCTISGGPFQEGYNVIKGAEEVIPVDIHVPGCPPRPEALIYGVAKLQERIAEGESSPVTVKPYELEQFGDLEQDELVDKLASEIDEEDLVMRYNWNDSP
- a CDS encoding AIR carboxylase family protein, encoding MPADSVQSLIDQLREEAEMDRPNDLTPDVGIVMGSDSDLPTMAGGQGKRPGAYAALADELGFEEQTDYTDAPESRFTFETFVCSAHRTPDLMYAYAETAADRGIDVIIAGAGGKSADLPNMTASIAYPLPVIGVPVQEKSVDSVIGMPQGAPLTAVDAGKSFNAALSAVQILARQHDELRDRLVSYHEGLQTNVGEASRDLHELGTPGFKREYWDE
- the nuoK gene encoding NADH-quinone oxidoreductase subunit NuoK, with product MIPAETYLLLSAAIFCIGLFGILTRRNALIFLMSVELMLNAANINLVAFSLQHGNLTGQVFSLFTMALAAAEVAIGIGIVLVLYRNFSDVDVTKATTMRW
- a CDS encoding NADH-quinone oxidoreductase subunit J codes for the protein MALAESIAFALFAMVTVGSAAGVVLVRDVWHSALLLGVSLVSVAVFYVMNQAAFVATMQILVYVGGVLVLITFAVMLTREDESVIEVTP
- a CDS encoding NADH-quinone oxidoreductase subunit D, translated to MSLEKPSRDTALDVGVTEDGLDYDALADLLGGHVLDREEHVNAEGFVIRPDEVQEVLSTLKEEAGFDHCACVTAQEYDDRYESIYHLRKYNDPTQELSIVVPSPKDDPHNESAARVYDTADWHEREAYDLVGIDYNDHPDLRRILLPETWQGHPLSQDYNQDQPQIVSLREHANPLKDDKRSEDDPDTMFVNIGPHHPATHGVLHVETVLDGEQIADLEPDIGYLHRCEEQMCQQGTYRHQIMPYPDRWDYISAGILNEWAYARAAEDLADIEVPEYAQVIRTMAAEMCRIASHELALATFALDVFGDFTAVFQYGIRDREIVQNLLEDLTGQRLMFNYLRLGGVAWDLPEPRDEYFEKIRDFLDDLPHKLEEIHDLVTGNEIFQMRCVDTGVLSPEQVKQYGATGPVARGSGVDYDIRRDDPYGYYDELDWNVVTEQGGDNFSRVLVRLREVEESARIIEQCVDLLEQWPEDDREIQANVPRTLRPDPDKEIYRSVEGAKGELGIYIRSDGTDKPARFKIRSPCFSNLQTLPEMSQGEYIPDMIASLGSLDIVLGEVDR
- a CDS encoding NADH-quinone oxidoreductase subunit J family protein — translated: MTTKPELQTEGSFVAGLAAIALFVVLGAVFMGVSFPAPAGFGEGAAITKSLGAALFDIAPSAIMGEGETAVPGEGFLVAFEVIDIVLVAALVGAVMLARREVAGESVTLGVETKEDEDVPVAADGGPGGDDS
- a CDS encoding complex I subunit 1/NuoH family protein yields the protein MQSAPLPETLANLLDLDPNSTAVMIVLSLVGAGLIGTLMMTNTALAGPWAKRKITAAFTDRIAVDRIGPYGLFIIVADAVRLLSKELIVPEGVDRPAWDLAPLIIASTALLGFAVIPMGNGIHLADPEVGLAYVFAVASTTSIGLVMAGYASNNKYSFLGGLRAVAQNLAYEIPLILTGASVVIFAGSLQMSEIVAAQQQSLIGPLPSWYAFVNPFAFVLFMIANLAEVGRNPFDIPEAPTEIVAGYQTEYSSVYFVLIYLGEFIHIFLGGAIIATIFLGGPAGPVLPGIVWFLIKIWGVFLFTQWARSAVPRVRIDQLIEIGWKGMLVLSLANLLLTAVIVGVTV